In Phyllopteryx taeniolatus isolate TA_2022b chromosome 22, UOR_Ptae_1.2, whole genome shotgun sequence, the DNA window CTTCATGTTGGATGCGGCCGCGCTACCCGAAGTGGAGTCATTGGAGCTCTCCTTCTCCTCGCCGGCAGCGCAGATCTCCCTCGCCGTGTCATCGCCCTCGGTTTCACCCTCAGCAGTGGTTGTGGAAGGCGCTTTGCCGTTCTGCATTCTGCCATCGTGCTGGTTGCTTCCGTCCTCCGTGTTCTGGCTCTGGGAGGCCGCTATGTTCTCTGGcggtatgttgttgttgttgggtttgTTGTTCTTGCGCTTGGCGGCTGACAAAGGCTCGGCGTTGCCTCCCAATGGTTTGCGATTATCCTTCTTCACGCGGCTCTTGCTCGCCCTGGAGATCTGCCAGTAGAGCTGAATCATGATGATTACAGGCAAGTAAAACGCGGCGATGGCGGTGCCAAAAGTGACGGCTGCGTTTGAGAAGAACTGAATGTAGCACTCCTTCTCCGGCACTGTGCGCCCGCCTACGATGAACTGCCAAAAGAGGATGGCAGGCGCCCACAGGataaaggacaggacccaagcGGCAGCGATCATCATGCCCGCCATCTTGGTGGTCCTTTTGACAGGGTAACTGAGGGGCTTAGTGACGCAGAAGTACCTGTCAAAGCTTATGATGAGAAGATTCATGACGGACGCGTTGCTGACCACGTAGTCCAGAGCCAGCCACAAGTCGCAAACCACCGGGCCCAGAGGCCAGTACCCGATGACGATGTAGACTGTGTACAAGTTCATTGAGCAAAGTCCAATAATGAGGTCGGCGCACGCCAGGCTGAAGAGGAAGTAGTTGTTCACAGTCTGCAGGTTCCTGTTGACCTTTATAGAGAGCATGACCAGGATGTTGCCGATCACTGTGACCAGGCTGAGGGAGCCGGCCACCAGCACGATGAACACCACCTCCACAGTCTTGTAGGAGCCCTCGTGCTCCTCGGCTGCGTTGGTGTCGTTGGCTTCTGAGGAGTTCCAGTAACTGAAATTCAGCGCATCCATGGCATCGGCTCCTGATTGTCGACACCTACTCACACGGAACCTGTGGAGGAGCACAAGAGGATTTGTGATGAAAAagatattcagaccctttgaaatgaaaagtGCTGTCACGTTAGCATATTAATATTCTACTAAGCCGACAAGCCGCCTAAACATCTGTTTGATAACCTCAGGGATAACAATTGTCGAGGCAGCGCTTTCCATTGTTATGTGGCATTATTAAATTGTGCTGTCAAGGCGCCTGCAAATCTCAGGAAAATGTTCAGAAATTACTTTGAGatgattgaaaataaatggatgggtcacagagtgaaaaaaatgaaacaagatCCTGTTGGTCAACATCTGCCCTTGTGGAGTTGAGTTGTGTGCTTTCTGACAAGTCATCAAACTTCGCTGCTGTGCTCTGTTCAcactaaatgaaaaaaactccTAAACCTAACAATTTATTGCCTTCCTCCTGTCTTGTCAAAGTGGTTCAACTTTGGTAGCAATCGAACAATATCTCTAGGAAGAACAACATGGCCAACATGAACCTAAGATTTTGGCTTCAAATTACAATGGCAGACGTCCTGTCTCTTTTCAGGTACGAGCacttcagatttgtttttttttcgatcTTTCTATTTTTAcacccaccaaatttcatgctgcCAAGTGTAACTGGCTTCAGAGGCGGATTTTATGAAATATTCTATTGCTTTGCACAAAATCCTCTGGCCCTAATTAGTACAATGAGTGACATAAGTGGCTGTGCAGCATTTGAGTGCACAGTTGTGAACATTTACTTATCTGCAGTGCCAGAAATCCCCAGTGGTGGCATTGGGGCATGGAGCTAAACTGGCCTAATCCCCATAAATGTTTAACATCACCGATTTACGCCAGCAAAGCGCAACAATACAAAGGGGACACACTTGTTTCCCGCCCAGTGGATTAGAGCGGCAGTGCTGATGGTTACAGTGCAGTCCCTCGAGTGGCTGCTCTTTGTCCTCCACCTAAGCCTCGACACACCTGAGAGTTCGGACACTCTCACAGGAGTCCAAACAAATCCGTCTGGCGTCGCCATGGACACCCCCCCAGCCCCTCGCTTTGACAGGCTGCAACATCTCTCCTTGTCCCCAAGGTGCCTGAACTGAaaagcttttttctttcttgccgTCGACTCTAGCATGCTGAGTGAGCGGTCGCCTGGGGAGAGCCGCGGCGACTTATCTTAGCGTAGCTATCAATCATTGGGCTCCCCTGCTATGCCTCCCCACAACCTCATCAGAACACTGACGCCAATGATCGCACCCTTTGACTGATGAACATAAGGCTGGTGCCAGTCTCCTTTCAGGGCGACATACCTCACGCGGATGCCTAAATGGCTTCTTTTGTCTCAGGTATTAGCCTGCTGGACGCCGCCATGCGAATAAATGAGCTTTCTGTATTGTTCATGTTCCGATCTGCAGTTTGCTCACTGGAGCCGAAAATTGCTTATGCCCTTTGGGAAGCACAAAAAGGCCAAGCTTGCCCTTTTTACTGCCACCTTTATCCCCTGCATTTTGTGCTTTACACAGGTGAGCAGAGAGCGAGAGCATTGAAATGACAACGCGGGCCTTGCCTTTTTCATTTGAAGCCGCTTACACAGGTCAGCGCTTTTTGCCGGCGACACGCAACAAGTGGCGCTTGACGCCCGCATCGAGCACACTGTGTGATTTTTGAGCGTGGCAGCTGTGCATTTAAAGCGGCCCACTTGGACCCTTCGCCCGTGCTCTGGGTTCAGATTTtacatctggagatgccagatAAACCCCGGTGGCACCTGCGCCACCCAATCCGCCATCCCCCATGCCCCCATCCCTACCGTTTGCATTTCCATCATTGCCGGCGCTCTCCATCAAGGGCCAGGCGGGCGTTTATTTGCCATTTGCAGACGAGCATGACTGGAATCCAAAAGCTATGATTGCGGCTGCACAGCTGGGGTGTCGAGAAAATGGGGTTGGTCAATGCAAGATTTCTCTCTTTCTACAAATCACCCACATAAGAAAGAGAAACAAGAACCTGCTTTAAAATGAATTGACATAGATTGGTCGACAGGAAGTCGTTGAGATCATCAATCAAACCTGCAGACACCCTGCTTTCCTAATATACTGCATCAATGGCAACGTTCACACAAACATTAATGAAGTTACTCCACTTTTTCACACTTCTCTGCCAAATCCCAGTTTACGCGCTTGAGGGTTCAAGTCAATCTGTGGCCAAGCTGTATGTCTCCGAAAGCTTAGGTGGCGACCACGCTCCTCTCGGCTTGTTCAAGTGtggatttttcaaaaaagaagaCCTTGGATTTTACAAGGGCATTGGCAGGATAACCTAGACCATTTGGGGTTTCTTGAGGACCACCAGAAGTCCCCAGACCACACTTTGAGGAACACTGATCAATCAAGTCATTTTACACAAAGTGATGTCATTTAAACAGCTGTGAATACGTCACCCCACAGCCAATGTATACCACAAAATTCCACATTGGTGCCTGAAGGATGGGTCAACCAAACAGTTGGCGGCAGATTGCTAGTTTCCTGTTCCTTGTTTTTGAACATAATCCACCATCGAAAAGGCTAAGCTTTGAGACACTTAACACTTGAATTTTACAGCTTGGAAGCATCCCGGAAACAAGACACAGATACTTCAAAATCCATTAATTAGCTCTACAGGGTATATTTGTGGAGATTGTACACTGGGGGTCAGAAGTGGACTCCTGCTCTACCCAACATGCACAAAAGACGTACGTTTTAGGAGATTAGTGTCTTGTCACTGGATGGGTACCCACAAAGATTGTGCTTCTCTGGCCATGTCACTTGTGTTTTTCCTCTGAAAACCGTTACCTTAGTTTGGAGTATTATACTTAAGGGTACGGAAATGGAGTCATAATCTACCCAAAAcgctcagggaaaaaaaaacacattgtgagAGTACAAAGGCATAAAGGAACTCCTGTAATACCCAAACGCTTTTAGGGGTAAGTCTCGTCTCCCCTCAAAGGTTCCGCCTCTCTAACCCTGACAATTGACTTTTACATACCTGTACCTTTTCGGTACTGTCATGTTTGGCACCAGTAGGCTTGTGTGTACTTTCTTTCAGTGGCGAGGTTCTTTAAGGTCGTCGATCTGTGAATATCTAATTTCAAGACCCGGAGTTTGACAAATGACTTTTTGCCAAAGGTGTCAAACATATCTTCTGTAAGCAGGACATAAGTAGGGAATGAAAGCCTGACAGGTGTTGTATTATCACTCTGCTAATCTCTCTGTAGGAGGGGGGGAGACAAGAGGCGCATTCAGGAATGTCGCCTAAGTGGATGCTGTCACAACGCGGCTCGACTTGATGGGCCGCCGGTCAAGGATTAACATTCCGTTGAAATTATTTCCAGCGATGCCGCCGGGGGCAGTGGCGCGGACGCTTATGGCCACTCGTGATTGACAGCAGAACGTCGCACTCGTGTCTGAGACTTTGTCACCGTCTGCTGCCTCTTATGCAATGAAGAATGTGTGCTTTGCCTCACCTGTTCCCATCTGCAGGCACGCCACAGTTAAGACTGAGAACTGTAAATAGCACAAACTGTCCAAGGGCAACGTTTGCTTTGCTTCTTTATCGCTTTGCTGTGAATCACAGGAGGACGTGTGGGGGATGGCTGGCCAAACGCAGAAACAATGAAGTGGAACAAATCCAACAGGCACCCACTTTATCTTGTTCCCCCGCCGCTGCCGCGCCTGCCTTTTCTCTGTCGTCGCTATCGGTCGCTATCTTAATTAGTGCCAGCTTTCCATCGAGGGTCGAatgccagccagccagccagccagccagccggAGCGATGCATCGCAAGGCGTTCAAGGCACGTGGCGGAGCCGGGCTCCGCCATTAGAGATGTTTGGATTGACACCAGCCTGTCAAGAGGAGAACATTCCAGGGCTTCTTAAACTGTTGAAAGTCAACAAATAGTAGCTAGTGCCCTCTTGCTGAGCCACACCTCTGAAATACTGAAAATGGTGACCTTATTATTTATTAGGCGCAGatcagaaacaaaacaacaatgtaGCAAGCATTCTTTAAAAATGTCCACCTGGGACGGGCTTGAGCTGAAACCCCAAAAGCAACACAATAGTGCAGAGCCTCTTCGCAGCCGGCTCTCTCTGTAATGAGCCAGATCATCGGAATGCACGTGAGCCAGAGAAACAGGTGAGTCCCAGAGGCGGCATACAATTGAGCAAGGGCGTGCGCTAGCGGCTTTCTTGGGAAACGATTGTCACGGGCGGCAACAATAGGAAGACGCATTATGCGGTTGCATTATGATGGCATTCCCAGCCTGGCCGAGGATCCATTTCCTCAGAGCTCACTGGAGTGGAAAAAAGCATGTGTGAGCCATGAGATGACAACAATCAACCCAGCATGTTGTTTGGGATCACATAGTGAAAGTATACACATTCTGCATTTGCACTCCTGTAGTACAAGCAAATGCAGTGTTTTGGACATTCtgtctttatttaacaatagAACGTGTCTAATGATGCGGCTGCCAGACCTGTAAGTCTTTCCTAGAAATGATTCGCTCTGGCAACAGTTCGTGGTAcacggtatggaaaatggatggcggaATCAATGAACATAGCCTATGGACGTAATGTACATTTG includes these proteins:
- the chrm2a gene encoding muscarinic acetylcholine receptor M2a; protein product: MDALNFSYWNSSEANDTNAAEEHEGSYKTVEVVFIVLVAGSLSLVTVIGNILVMLSIKVNRNLQTVNNYFLFSLACADLIIGLCSMNLYTVYIVIGYWPLGPVVCDLWLALDYVVSNASVMNLLIISFDRYFCVTKPLSYPVKRTTKMAGMMIAAAWVLSFILWAPAILFWQFIVGGRTVPEKECYIQFFSNAAVTFGTAIAAFYLPVIIMIQLYWQISRASKSRVKKDNRKPLGGNAEPLSAAKRKNNKPNNNNIPPENIAASQSQNTEDGSNQHDGRMQNGKAPSTTTAEGETEGDDTAREICAAGEEKESSNDSTSGSAAASNMKDEEMPHSAANSATDPCPPLPRQHTKAGVSKLTCIKIKAKSPKGDCYTPSNATVEIVPASERQNHVARKIVKMTKQPPNKKKKAAPSREKKVTRTIMAILVAFVATWTPYNVMVLINTFCSSCVPNTVWTLGYWLCYINSTINPACYALCNVTFKKTFKHLLLCQYKNSRSAR